One genomic window of Lepeophtheirus salmonis chromosome 5, UVic_Lsal_1.4, whole genome shotgun sequence includes the following:
- the LOC121117459 gene encoding oxidoreductase HTATIP2-like has protein sequence MMKSCLLIGASGETGKEVLKCLLQEKTVSKVILISRRLLDICDNIENKDVEQRVVDFDNLSGSNFSGSDAAICCLGTTRGKSGAEGFYKVDHDYVLKSAELLKEQGCPEFHLLSSTGANEDSSFLFNKTKGEIERDVKALGFERTSIYRPSVLICERQESRAFEFLAQSFLKFFDSKSLKYSIPTTLLASVMVKNILEEQKEGFELLTQNDIIERSKDMK, from the exons atgaTGAAATCGTGCTTACTTATTGGAGCAAGCGGAGAGACTGGTAAAGAAGTGCTGAAATGTCTTCTTCAGGAGAAAACAGTATccaaagttatattaatttcaCGAAGACTCTTAGATATTTGTGATAACATTGAAAATAAG GACGTAGAACAAAGAGTAGTGGACTTCGACAATTTAAGTGGCAGCAATTTTTCGGGGAGTGATGCTGCAATTTGCTGTCTCGGAACTACTAGAGGCAAGTCTGGAGCAGAAGGATTCTATAAAGTTGATCATGATTATGTCTTAAAATCTGCCGAATTGCTCAAAGAACAAGGCTGTCCTGAGTTCCATTTGTTATCATCTACTGGGGCTAACGAGGATTCCTCATTCttattcaataaaacaaaagGAGAAATTGAAAGGGATGTCAAAGCCCTGGGATTTGAGCGAACCTCTATTTACAGACCCTCTGTTTTGATATGTGAAAGGCAAGAGTCTAGGGCATTTGAATTCCTTGCGCAAtcctttcttaaattttttgatagcaaAAGTTTAAAATACTCCATTCCAACTACACTTTTGGCTTCGGTTatggtgaaaaatatattggaagaGCAAAAAGAAGGGTTTGAACTTCTCACACAAAATGACATCATTGAACGATCCAAGGATATGAAGTGA